In Rhodamnia argentea isolate NSW1041297 chromosome 4, ASM2092103v1, whole genome shotgun sequence, the following proteins share a genomic window:
- the LOC115756992 gene encoding boron transporter 4-like isoform X2, with the protein MESIRTPFRGITQDLKGRKACYKQDWASGVCCGARIMAPTTYVFFASALPVIAFGEQLSRETDGSLSTVETLASTAICGVIHSILGGQPLLILGVAEPTVIMYTYLYSFAKGRPDLGKELYLAWAGWVCTWTALLLFLLAIFNTCKIITKFTRIAGELFGMLIAVLFVQEAIKGVISEFHVPHAEDSSAEEYHFQWRYVNGLLGIIFTFGLVCTALKSRRARSWPYGTGWFRSFIADYGVPLMVLIWSALAFSVPKAVPSGVPRRLFSPLPWDPASLHHWSVIKDMGRVPLAYIFAAFIPAVMVAGLYFFDHSVASQMAQQKEFNLKNPSAYHYDILILGVMTLLCGLIGLPPSNGVLPQSPMHTKSLAVLKRQLIRKKMVESAKECMKQKASKSEIYGKMQQVFVEMDSTPVPSVAKELKQLKDAFMRSEDKDNVDGEFTKHIDAHLPVRVNEQRVSNLLQSLLVGASLLAMPVIKKIPTSVLWGYFAYMAIDSLPGNQFWERILLLFVAPRRRYKILEGAHASFVESVPFKWIAAFTLFQFVYLLVCFGVTWIPVAGILFPLPFFLLVSIREHILPKFFHPLYLHELDAAGYEEIPGNAHGRHGVSLTGVDREYSVEENDDMDISDSEVLDEITTSRGELKLRSVSFDEKFVQVFPEDEEQPRDS; encoded by the exons ATGGAAAGCATAAGAACTCCTTTTAGGGGGATTACACAGGACCTTAAAGGAAGGAAAGCATGTTACAAGCAAGACTGGGCTAGTGGAGTTTGCTGTGGAGCCAG GATCATGGCTCCAACCACCTATGTCTTCTTTGCATCGGCTCTTCCCGTTATCGCATTCGGTGAACAGCTTAGCAGAGAAACCG ATGGAAGTCTGAGCACCGTTGAGACTCTGGCTTCGACGGCCATATGTGGCGTCATACACTCAATCTTGGGAGGTCAGCCACTGTTGATTTTAGGAGTGGCGGAGCCTACCGTTATAATGTACACTTACTTGTACAGTTTCGCTAAGGGTCGGCCTGATCTTGGGAAAGAGCTATACTTGGCCTGGGCAGGATG GGTCTGTACTTGGACCGctctcctcctctttcttctcgCGATTTTCAACACATGCAAGATCATTACCAAATTCACGAGGATTGCCGGGGAGCTGTTTGGTATGTTGATTGCCGTTCTGTTCGTTCAAGAGGCCATAAAG GGGGTAATTAGTGAATTCCACGTTCCTCATGCCGAAGACTCATCTGCCGAGGAATACCATTTCCAATGGCGGTACGTGAACGGGCTCCTTGGGATAATATTCACATTTGGCTTAGTTTGTACTGCTTTGAAAAGCAGAAGGGCGAGGAGCTGGCCCTATGGCACAG GGTGGTTCCGAAGCTTCATTGCGGATTATGGGGTTCCGTTAATGGTGTTAATTTGGTCGGCATTGGCATTCAGCGTGCCGAAGGCAGTTCCGTCTGGAGTCCCCAGGAGGCTATTCAGTCCTCTACCGTGGGATCCGGCATCTTTGCATCATTGGTCAGTTATCAAG GATATGGGCAGGGTCCCCCTGGCCTACATTTTCGCTGCTTTCATACCAGCCGTGATGGTTGCCGGCCTATATTTCTTCGACCACAGCGTTGCTTCACAAATGGCTCAGCAGAAGGAATTCAACCTCAAGAATCCATCTGCTTACCATTACGACATACTTATTCTTGGGGTTATG ACTTTGCTCTGTGGATTGATTGGACTTCCACCATCCAATGGCGTCCTCCCGCAGTCCCCTATGCATACTAAGAGTCTGGCAGTTCTCAAGAGACAG TTGATCAGAAAGAAGATGGTAGAGAGTGCCAAGGAATGCATGAAACAGAAGGCTAGCAAATCCGAAATATACGGGAAGATGCAGCAGGTGTTCGTGGAAATGGACTCTACTCCTGTT CCATCAGTCGCTAAAGAGTTAAAGCAATTGAAGGATGCCTTCATGAGAAGTGAAGACAAAGACAATGTGGATGGTGAATTCACGAAGCACATCGACGCGCATTTGCCTGTCCGGGTCAACGAGCAAAGAGTTAGCAACCTGTTGCAATCGCTTCTCGTGGGTGCATCGCTCCTAGCCATGCCCGTGATAAAAAAGATACCCACATCGGTTCTCTGGGGTTATTTCGCGTACATGGCGATCGACAGCCTTCCTGGAAACCAGTTCTGGGAGAGAATATTGCTCCTTTTCGTCGCCCCGCGACGGCGATACAA GATATTGGAAGGAGCACACGCTTCATTCGTTGAGTCCGTGCCTTTCAAGTGGATTGCTGCTTTCACGCTTTTCCAGTTCGTGTATCTTCTAGTATGTTTTGGAGTCACTTGGATACCCGTAGCTGGAATATTGTTCCCGTTGCCGTTCTTTCTTCTAGTAAGCATAAGGGAGCACATACTTCCCAAGTTCTTCCACCCGCTTTATCTTCATGAGTTGGACGCAGCTGGCTATGAAGAAATTCCTGGTAATGCCCATGGCAGACATGGGGTCTCACTCACG GGCGTAGATCGAGAGTATTCCGTAGAAGAGAATGATGACATGGATATATCCGATTCAGAAGTGTTGGATGAGATTACCACTAGCAGAGGAGAATTGAAGCTTAGATCAGTAAGCTTCGATGAGAAATTCGTTCAG GTTTTCCCAGAGGATGAGGAACAACCAAGAGATTCTTAA
- the LOC115756978 gene encoding 26S proteasome regulatory subunit 8 homolog A has translation MATPAFDKSQPESVPSEETCNSRAASKHGEGLRQYYLQHTHEHQLLVRQKTHNLNRLEAQRNELNSRVRMLREELQLLQEPGSYVGEVVKVMGKNKVLVKVHPEGKYVVDIDKNIDITKITPSTRVALRNDSYVLHLILPSKVDPLVNLMKVEKVPDSTYDMIGGLDQQIKEIKEVIELPIKHPELFESLGIAQPKGVLLYGPPGTGKTLLARAVAHHTDCTFIRVSGSELVQKYIGEGSRMVRELFVMAREHAPSIIFMDEIDSIGSARMESGSGNGDSEVQRTMLELLNQLDGFEASNKIKVLMATNRIDILDQALLRPGRIDRKIEFPNPNEESRLDILKIHSRKMNLMRGIDLKKIAEKMNGASGAELKAVCTEAGMFALRERRVHVTQEDFEMAVAKVMKKETEKNMSLRKLWK, from the exons ATGGCGACGCCGGCATTCGATAAGTCCCAGCCCGAATCGGTCCCGTCGGAGGAGACCTGCAACTCGAGGGCTGCGTCGAAGCACGGGGAGGGGCTGAGGCAGTACTACCTCCAGCACACCCACGAGCACCAGCTGCTCGTCCGTCAGAAGACCCACAACCTCAACCGCCTCGAAGCCCAGAGGAACGAGCTCAATTCTCGAG TAAGAATGCTCAGAGAAGAGCTGCAGCTGCTTCAGGAGCCTGGATCATATGTTGGTGAAGTTGTCAAAGTTATGGGGAAAAATAAAGTTCTAGTTAAG GTTCACCCAGAAGGAAAATATGTGGTTGATATTGATAAAAACATCGACATCACGAAAATTACACCTTCTACTAGAGTAGCTCTCCGCAATGACAGCTACGTTCTGCATTTGATCTTGCCTAGCAAAGTGGATCCACTGGTCAACCTTATGAAAGTTGAAAAAGTCCCTGATTCTACATATGACATGATTGGTGGTCTTGACCAACAGATCAAGGAAATTAAGGAG GTTATTGAACTTCCAATTAAGCATCCTGAATTGTTTGAGAGCCTTGGAATAGCTCAGCCCAAG GGTGTGTTGCTGTATGGCCCTCCTGGCACTGGGAAGACACTTCTGGCAAGGGCAGTGGCCCATCACACTGATTGTACCTTCATAAGGGTCTCTGGTTCTGAATTAGTCCAGAAGTACATCGGAGAAGGCTCTAGAATGGTCAGAGAACTTTTTGTCATGGCAAG GGAACACGCTCCATCTATCATATTCATGGACGAAATCGACAGTATTGGATCTGCTAGGATGGAATCTGGAAGTGGTAATGGTGATAGTGAAGTTCAGCGAACTATGCTAGAGCTTCTTAACCAGCTTGATGGATTTGAAGCATCCAACAAGATAAAG GTTCTGATGGCCACGAATCGTATTGATATTTTGGATCAAGCCCTTCTTAGGCCCGGAAGAATTGacagaaaaattgaatttccaaATCCTAATGAAGAG TCTCGACTGGATATCCTTAAAATCCACTCAAGAAAGATGAACTTAATGCGAGGGATTGACCTGAAGAAGATTGCTGAGAAAATGAATGGTGCATCTGGGGCAGAGCTGAAG GCCGTGTGCACAGAGGCTGGCATGTTTGCTCTAAGGGAAAGAAGGGTTCACGTAACCCAGGAGGACTTCGAGATGGCAGTGGCGAAGGTAATGAAGAAAGAGACGGAGAAAAACATGTCTCTACGGAAGCTTTGGAAGTAG
- the LOC115756981 gene encoding vacuolar protein sorting-associated protein 60.1-like has translation MKRVFGAKKDKEPPPTVQDASDRITKRGDSVDEKIKKLDVELSRYKEQIRKTRPGPAQEAVKARAMRVLKQKRMYEGQRDMLYNQTFNLDQVAFASEGIKDAQQTMSALKSANKDLKGMMKTVKIQDIDSLQDEMMDLMDVSNEIQETLGRSYNVPDDIDEDDLLDELDALEADMGMESEAGVPSYLQPDKESDLEELNLPSAPTGHAAPGGRTNAQADDELGLPAVPHASIRS, from the exons atgaaGCGAGTGTTCGGCGCCAAGAAAGACAAGGAACCTCCTCCCACCGTTCAAGATGCCTCCGATCGg ATTACTAAAAGGGGTGACTCAGTGGATGAGAAGATCAAGAAGCTAGATGTTGAACTTAGCCGATATAAGGAACAAATAAGAAAGACTCGACCTGGTCCTGCTCAAGAAGCTGTGAAAGCTCGGGCAATGCGGGTTCTCAAGCAAAAGAGAAT GTATGAAGGACAACGTGATATGCTGTACAATCAAACATTCAACCTTGATCAAGTTGCATTTGCTTCGGAGGGTATCAAAGATGCTCAGCAGACT ATGTCAGCTTTGAAGTCTGCCAACAAGGACTTGAAAGGCATGATGAAAACCGTGAAGATTCAGGACATAGAT AGCTTGCAAGATGAGATGATGGACCTGATGGACGTAAGCAATGAGATTCAAGAGACCTTGGGCAGAAGCTACAATGTTCCTGATGATATTGATGAGGATGATCTCCTGGATG AGCTTGACGCTTTGGAAGCAGACATGGGAATGGAGTCAGAAGCTGGAGTTCCTTCTTATCTGCAACCTGATAAGGAATCTGATCTAGAAGAGCTCAACTTGCCTTCAGCACCAACAGGACATGCAGCACCAGGTGGCAGAACCAATGCCCAG GCCGACGACGAACTGGGCTTACCTGCTGTTCCTCACGCATCTATACGTAGTTAA
- the LOC115756980 gene encoding uncharacterized protein LOC115756980 isoform X1 — MMKGEVQLEPPGVQRASDTDPLLKSQDDSAPGSPSEIRDDRDRVGDDDDVEAGAVPCCRICLESECEPEDELISPCMCKGTQQFVHRCCLDHWRSVKEGFAFSHCTTCKAQFHLRVALFEDNTWRKVKFRLFVARDVFLVFLAVQTAISMIGGFAYIMDKGGSFRNSFSDGWDRILSKHPIPFYYCIGVLAFFVLLGFFGLILHCSSLNGNDPRMAGCQNCCYGWGILDCFPASMEACFALVVVFVVIFAILGIAYGFLAATMAIQRIWQRHYHILTKRELTKEYVVEDLRGCYSPPKLDPEHEERLRILKLL; from the exons ATGATGAAAGGGGAAGTGCAGCTCGAGCCTCCCGGAGTGCAGCGCGCGAGCGACACCGATCCTCTGCTGAAGAGCCAGGATGATTCGGCCCCTGGGAGCCCCAGCGAGATTAGGGATGATCGGGATCGCGTCGGCGACGATGATGACGTGGAGGCCGGGGCGGTCCCTTGCTGCCGCATTTGTCTGGAGAGCGAGTGCGAACCAG AGGATGAATTAATCTCTCCTTGCATGTGCAAAGGCACTCAGCAGTTTGTCCATCGTTGTTGTCTTGATCATTGGCGCTCAGTTAAG GAGGGGTTTGCCTTTTCGCATTGCACGACTTGCAAAGCGCAGTTTCACCTTCGAGTTGCATTGTTCGAGGACAATACCTGGCGAAAAGTTAAATTCAGACTCTTTGTAGCTAGAGATGTCTTCCTTGTTTTCTTGGCAGTGCAAACT GCAATTTCTATGATTGGTGGCTTTGCCTACATAATGGACAAAGGTGGGTCCTTTAGGAACTCGTTTAGTGATGGGTGGGATCGCATACTGTCCAAGCATCCCATTCCATTCTACTACTGTATAG GAGTACTGGCATTTTTCGTGCTGCTTGGATTCTTTGGACTTATATTGCATTGTTCCTCCCTAAATGGCAATGATCCAAGGATGGCAGGGTGCCAGAACTGCTGTTATGGGTGGGGCATCTTGGACTGCTTTCCAGCATCTATGGAAGCTTGCTTTGCTCTTGTTGTCGTATTCGTTGTgatctttgcgatccttggcaTTGCCTATGGTTTCCTGGCAGCGACTATGGCCATCCAAAGGATCTGGCAGAGACACTACCACATCCTTACAAAGAGGGAACTCACTAAG GAGTACGTAGTGGAAGATCTTCGAGGCTGTTATTCCCCACCTAAGTTGGATCCAGAACATGAAGAGCGGCTACGAATTCTAAAGCTCTTGTAA
- the LOC115756980 gene encoding uncharacterized protein LOC115756980 isoform X2, translated as MMKGEVQLEPPGVQRASDTDPLLKSQDDSAPGSPSEIRDDRDRVGDDDDVEAGAVPCCRICLESECEPEDELISPCMCKGTQQFVHRCCLDHWRSVKAISMIGGFAYIMDKGGSFRNSFSDGWDRILSKHPIPFYYCIGVLAFFVLLGFFGLILHCSSLNGNDPRMAGCQNCCYGWGILDCFPASMEACFALVVVFVVIFAILGIAYGFLAATMAIQRIWQRHYHILTKRELTKEYVVEDLRGCYSPPKLDPEHEERLRILKLL; from the exons ATGATGAAAGGGGAAGTGCAGCTCGAGCCTCCCGGAGTGCAGCGCGCGAGCGACACCGATCCTCTGCTGAAGAGCCAGGATGATTCGGCCCCTGGGAGCCCCAGCGAGATTAGGGATGATCGGGATCGCGTCGGCGACGATGATGACGTGGAGGCCGGGGCGGTCCCTTGCTGCCGCATTTGTCTGGAGAGCGAGTGCGAACCAG AGGATGAATTAATCTCTCCTTGCATGTGCAAAGGCACTCAGCAGTTTGTCCATCGTTGTTGTCTTGATCATTGGCGCTCAGTTAAG GCAATTTCTATGATTGGTGGCTTTGCCTACATAATGGACAAAGGTGGGTCCTTTAGGAACTCGTTTAGTGATGGGTGGGATCGCATACTGTCCAAGCATCCCATTCCATTCTACTACTGTATAG GAGTACTGGCATTTTTCGTGCTGCTTGGATTCTTTGGACTTATATTGCATTGTTCCTCCCTAAATGGCAATGATCCAAGGATGGCAGGGTGCCAGAACTGCTGTTATGGGTGGGGCATCTTGGACTGCTTTCCAGCATCTATGGAAGCTTGCTTTGCTCTTGTTGTCGTATTCGTTGTgatctttgcgatccttggcaTTGCCTATGGTTTCCTGGCAGCGACTATGGCCATCCAAAGGATCTGGCAGAGACACTACCACATCCTTACAAAGAGGGAACTCACTAAG GAGTACGTAGTGGAAGATCTTCGAGGCTGTTATTCCCCACCTAAGTTGGATCCAGAACATGAAGAGCGGCTACGAATTCTAAAGCTCTTGTAA
- the LOC115756992 gene encoding boron transporter 4-like isoform X1, which yields MESIRTPFRGITQDLKGRKACYKQDWASGVCCGARIMAPTTYVFFASALPVIAFGEQLSRETDGSLSTVETLASTAICGVIHSILGGQPLLILGVAEPTVIMYTYLYSFAKGRPDLGKELYLAWAGWVCTWTALLLFLLAIFNTCKIITKFTRIAGELFGMLIAVLFVQEAIKGVISEFHVPHAEDSSAEEYHFQWRYVNGLLGIIFTFGLVCTALKSRRARSWPYGTGWFRSFIADYGVPLMVLIWSALAFSVPKAVPSGVPRRLFSPLPWDPASLHHWSVIKDMGRVPLAYIFAAFIPAVMVAGLYFFDHSVASQMAQQKEFNLKNPSAYHYDILILGVMTLLCGLIGLPPSNGVLPQSPMHTKSLAVLKRQLIRKKMVESAKECMKQKASKSEIYGKMQQVFVEMDSTPVPSVAKELKQLKDAFMRSEDKDNVDGEFTKHIDAHLPVRVNEQRVSNLLQSLLVGASLLAMPVIKKIPTSVLWGYFAYMAIDSLPGNQFWERILLLFVAPRRRYKILEGAHASFVESVPFKWIAAFTLFQFVYLLVCFGVTWIPVAGILFPLPFFLLVSIREHILPKFFHPLYLHELDAAGYEEIPGNAHGRHGVSLTQGVDREYSVEENDDMDISDSEVLDEITTSRGELKLRSVSFDEKFVQVFPEDEEQPRDS from the exons ATGGAAAGCATAAGAACTCCTTTTAGGGGGATTACACAGGACCTTAAAGGAAGGAAAGCATGTTACAAGCAAGACTGGGCTAGTGGAGTTTGCTGTGGAGCCAG GATCATGGCTCCAACCACCTATGTCTTCTTTGCATCGGCTCTTCCCGTTATCGCATTCGGTGAACAGCTTAGCAGAGAAACCG ATGGAAGTCTGAGCACCGTTGAGACTCTGGCTTCGACGGCCATATGTGGCGTCATACACTCAATCTTGGGAGGTCAGCCACTGTTGATTTTAGGAGTGGCGGAGCCTACCGTTATAATGTACACTTACTTGTACAGTTTCGCTAAGGGTCGGCCTGATCTTGGGAAAGAGCTATACTTGGCCTGGGCAGGATG GGTCTGTACTTGGACCGctctcctcctctttcttctcgCGATTTTCAACACATGCAAGATCATTACCAAATTCACGAGGATTGCCGGGGAGCTGTTTGGTATGTTGATTGCCGTTCTGTTCGTTCAAGAGGCCATAAAG GGGGTAATTAGTGAATTCCACGTTCCTCATGCCGAAGACTCATCTGCCGAGGAATACCATTTCCAATGGCGGTACGTGAACGGGCTCCTTGGGATAATATTCACATTTGGCTTAGTTTGTACTGCTTTGAAAAGCAGAAGGGCGAGGAGCTGGCCCTATGGCACAG GGTGGTTCCGAAGCTTCATTGCGGATTATGGGGTTCCGTTAATGGTGTTAATTTGGTCGGCATTGGCATTCAGCGTGCCGAAGGCAGTTCCGTCTGGAGTCCCCAGGAGGCTATTCAGTCCTCTACCGTGGGATCCGGCATCTTTGCATCATTGGTCAGTTATCAAG GATATGGGCAGGGTCCCCCTGGCCTACATTTTCGCTGCTTTCATACCAGCCGTGATGGTTGCCGGCCTATATTTCTTCGACCACAGCGTTGCTTCACAAATGGCTCAGCAGAAGGAATTCAACCTCAAGAATCCATCTGCTTACCATTACGACATACTTATTCTTGGGGTTATG ACTTTGCTCTGTGGATTGATTGGACTTCCACCATCCAATGGCGTCCTCCCGCAGTCCCCTATGCATACTAAGAGTCTGGCAGTTCTCAAGAGACAG TTGATCAGAAAGAAGATGGTAGAGAGTGCCAAGGAATGCATGAAACAGAAGGCTAGCAAATCCGAAATATACGGGAAGATGCAGCAGGTGTTCGTGGAAATGGACTCTACTCCTGTT CCATCAGTCGCTAAAGAGTTAAAGCAATTGAAGGATGCCTTCATGAGAAGTGAAGACAAAGACAATGTGGATGGTGAATTCACGAAGCACATCGACGCGCATTTGCCTGTCCGGGTCAACGAGCAAAGAGTTAGCAACCTGTTGCAATCGCTTCTCGTGGGTGCATCGCTCCTAGCCATGCCCGTGATAAAAAAGATACCCACATCGGTTCTCTGGGGTTATTTCGCGTACATGGCGATCGACAGCCTTCCTGGAAACCAGTTCTGGGAGAGAATATTGCTCCTTTTCGTCGCCCCGCGACGGCGATACAA GATATTGGAAGGAGCACACGCTTCATTCGTTGAGTCCGTGCCTTTCAAGTGGATTGCTGCTTTCACGCTTTTCCAGTTCGTGTATCTTCTAGTATGTTTTGGAGTCACTTGGATACCCGTAGCTGGAATATTGTTCCCGTTGCCGTTCTTTCTTCTAGTAAGCATAAGGGAGCACATACTTCCCAAGTTCTTCCACCCGCTTTATCTTCATGAGTTGGACGCAGCTGGCTATGAAGAAATTCCTGGTAATGCCCATGGCAGACATGGGGTCTCACTCACG CAGGGCGTAGATCGAGAGTATTCCGTAGAAGAGAATGATGACATGGATATATCCGATTCAGAAGTGTTGGATGAGATTACCACTAGCAGAGGAGAATTGAAGCTTAGATCAGTAAGCTTCGATGAGAAATTCGTTCAG GTTTTCCCAGAGGATGAGGAACAACCAAGAGATTCTTAA